One window from the genome of Nitrospira sp. encodes:
- a CDS encoding FUN14 domain-containing protein: protein MSQDEQDSTHHLATGALETLFADPPWNSTSFLGAGATTLAGLGAWMNDMMSPALARGGASFMGGFLIGWAIRRTIKLAAIVAGLLLTLLAAVKMSGIVDLDWTAIEANISHSVAWAQGKTEGFKEILTGYLPSAGAGGAGTFLGFRKK from the coding sequence ATGAGTCAAGACGAACAGGATTCCACGCACCATCTGGCAACCGGCGCGCTTGAGACGCTCTTTGCCGATCCTCCGTGGAATTCGACGTCTTTCCTCGGCGCAGGAGCCACGACCCTCGCCGGACTCGGGGCCTGGATGAATGACATGATGTCCCCGGCCCTCGCACGCGGAGGCGCCAGCTTTATGGGAGGGTTCTTGATCGGCTGGGCGATTCGCCGGACAATCAAGCTCGCCGCAATTGTCGCCGGCCTGCTGTTGACGCTTCTGGCTGCCGTGAAAATGAGCGGCATCGTCGACCTCGACTGGACGGCCATCGAAGCCAATATTTCGCACAGTGTCGCCTGGGCACAGGGCAAGACCGAGGGCTTCAAAGAAATCCTCACAGGCTATCTCCCCTCAGCCGGAGCAGGCGGCGCCGGAACGTTTTTAGGATTTCGGAAGAAGTAG
- a CDS encoding S16 family serine protease: MLERLSEHRHLHMLSWLFGLWCFHSGEIFVPTAWAETWVCPRPGQSDLYTDHSGPGCWKLGEPKTYSSLEVVPAPILPPLKASSVPESKSTAVHMPVQNLNKPALFPDVSLAVPVLGISSEGTLGSITGSWNGLVARITVGYREDGRGPEILPNENLKPVSVGSLHTAVIAAARAVGYDPRYLTVRLLIPTKMDGPSAGGMMAVGIAAALLGDPIRPDVCMSGTIEPTLEIKPVGRLVDKMNACRDLKKTTMIVPDGLDNSHLNFTGAEKAIHVIEVHTLAEAYTAASGGPLTHTKRGSDASSD, translated from the coding sequence ATGTTGGAACGCTTATCTGAGCATCGACATCTGCACATGTTGTCCTGGCTATTCGGTCTCTGGTGTTTCCACTCCGGGGAAATCTTCGTCCCGACAGCCTGGGCGGAGACCTGGGTCTGTCCACGGCCTGGACAATCAGATCTGTACACGGACCATAGTGGGCCGGGCTGTTGGAAGCTGGGGGAGCCCAAGACCTATTCGTCTTTGGAAGTTGTTCCGGCGCCTATCCTCCCACCGCTCAAAGCCAGTTCTGTCCCTGAGTCGAAATCGACCGCTGTGCACATGCCTGTCCAGAATTTGAATAAGCCGGCTCTATTTCCTGATGTATCTTTGGCCGTGCCGGTTCTCGGCATTTCATCAGAAGGCACGCTGGGATCGATTACCGGCTCGTGGAATGGGCTCGTTGCGCGGATTACAGTCGGCTACAGAGAGGACGGCAGGGGGCCGGAGATTCTGCCCAATGAGAATTTGAAGCCGGTATCGGTTGGGTCATTGCATACGGCTGTGATTGCGGCAGCGAGGGCTGTGGGATACGACCCTCGATATTTGACCGTTCGCCTGCTGATCCCGACGAAGATGGATGGTCCGAGCGCCGGTGGAATGATGGCTGTCGGCATTGCTGCGGCTCTCCTCGGTGATCCGATTCGCCCCGATGTGTGCATGTCAGGAACGATTGAGCCGACGCTGGAGATCAAGCCGGTTGGCCGACTGGTGGATAAGATGAACGCCTGCCGGGATCTCAAAAAGACCACGATGATCGTGCCGGACGGATTGGACAACAGCCATCTCAATTTTACCGGAGCGGAGAAGGCTATTCATGTCATCGAGGTCCATACGTTGGCTGAGGCATACACCGCTGCGTCAGGCGGTCCACTAACACACACGAAGAGGGGGAGTGATGCGTCATCAGATTGA
- a CDS encoding S1C family serine protease, with the protein MRRTALIRSIFRGSALFMLALPILMLTAPAHAELSPAALDRAKLATVGVLEDTQDQRTPDKPGKILVRGTGFHLRDGYIVTARHAAEKHDVTTGTIIEKQIHILTTDLHELTADLVGDSAFMDVVVYRVAEAHRAKLHATASFAAGDVQPGQDVFTVGYPMGWGPTMSFGHLGNTNTFLQTVDTRLIQADVAACSGNSGGGLFNDKGDVVGIMHAIIQTERDDSTAHCSRMAFAIPALLAERIVKSAIDGKPMTFSKMGIHMMAVKDGTKWRMAVKEVNEPSKSAGIQKHDIIIAVDGTEINDAAHLKNYLIERTTPGQQVRVKVRRIDADLTFTVTLGGG; encoded by the coding sequence ATGCGACGCACTGCTCTCATTCGTTCAATTTTCCGTGGCTCTGCCCTCTTCATGCTTGCACTCCCGATACTTATGCTGACAGCACCCGCGCATGCAGAACTATCCCCTGCGGCGCTCGACCGCGCCAAGCTCGCGACCGTCGGCGTGCTCGAAGATACGCAAGATCAGCGGACGCCGGATAAACCGGGAAAGATTCTGGTGCGCGGCACCGGCTTTCACCTGCGCGACGGCTACATCGTGACCGCCCGTCATGCCGCAGAGAAGCACGATGTCACCACCGGCACCATCATTGAGAAGCAGATCCATATCCTGACGACGGATCTGCACGAGCTCACCGCGGACCTGGTCGGCGACAGCGCCTTCATGGATGTCGTCGTCTATCGCGTGGCGGAAGCCCACCGGGCCAAGCTTCACGCCACCGCCTCCTTTGCCGCCGGCGACGTGCAGCCCGGCCAAGATGTCTTCACCGTCGGCTATCCGATGGGCTGGGGACCCACGATGTCCTTCGGGCATTTGGGCAATACGAATACATTCCTCCAAACGGTGGACACCAGACTGATCCAGGCCGACGTCGCGGCTTGCAGCGGCAACTCCGGCGGTGGACTCTTTAACGACAAGGGGGACGTGGTCGGCATTATGCACGCCATCATCCAAACCGAACGGGACGACTCCACCGCCCACTGCAGCCGCATGGCCTTTGCGATTCCGGCGTTGCTGGCTGAACGGATCGTGAAGTCGGCCATCGACGGAAAGCCGATGACCTTCTCGAAGATGGGCATTCACATGATGGCCGTGAAGGACGGCACGAAATGGCGCATGGCGGTGAAGGAAGTGAATGAGCCGTCCAAGTCAGCCGGCATTCAGAAGCACGACATCATCATCGCGGTGGATGGAACCGAGATCAACGACGCGGCGCATTTGAAGAATTATCTGATCGAGCGAACCACCCCGGGCCAGCAAGTGCGTGTCAAAGTCCGCCGCATTGATGCGGATCTGACGTTTACGGTGACGTTAGGAGGCGGATAG
- a CDS encoding OmpA family protein, protein MHPRSPFQTSSLRTASLIALCAIAPIGCVTNETHTKALTELDATKKASAQRAAELEALKKQSQAQSDQLKQQLASLQQNLDQESAQRKTAEEAAAALAKERAALEARSGALQSKLDGLEKDKGQLGTELSAVRGQIDQLQQKLADEAAQVSALEKDKQQLASGTASAQSEIAKLQKRAADLEAEAARVAKEREQLRQEQTQLTASLEQERTRLKAEEAEKARLEQERAAKEAEIARLTRTQEELSKSLQDEISKGNITIQQVRDQLTINMVDRVLFDSGQAQVKPAGVKVLKQVGDVLNKISDKQIRIEGHTDNVPISTKLQDKFKTNWELSTARATNVVRYLIDQGGVGRQHMSAVGYAETRPIAPNETEQGRSANRRIEIVLHPKDLSKITGQLGSTGPDGK, encoded by the coding sequence GCCCCGATCGGATGCGTCACGAATGAAACGCACACCAAAGCGCTCACCGAACTGGATGCCACGAAGAAAGCATCCGCTCAACGGGCCGCCGAACTTGAGGCGTTGAAGAAACAATCTCAGGCCCAATCGGATCAACTCAAACAGCAACTCGCCAGCCTGCAACAGAATCTGGATCAGGAATCGGCGCAACGAAAAACCGCCGAGGAGGCCGCGGCCGCACTGGCCAAAGAACGGGCAGCCCTGGAGGCCCGCTCGGGAGCATTGCAGTCCAAGCTGGACGGCCTGGAAAAAGACAAGGGCCAACTCGGCACCGAGCTGAGCGCGGTGCGCGGCCAGATCGACCAACTCCAACAGAAGCTGGCCGACGAGGCGGCCCAGGTCAGCGCGCTGGAAAAAGACAAACAACAATTGGCCAGTGGGACCGCTTCCGCCCAGAGCGAGATCGCCAAGCTGCAGAAGCGCGCCGCCGACCTTGAAGCAGAAGCCGCCCGCGTCGCCAAGGAACGCGAGCAACTCCGCCAGGAACAAACCCAGCTCACGGCGAGCCTGGAGCAGGAACGAACGCGACTGAAGGCCGAGGAAGCCGAGAAGGCTCGGCTTGAACAGGAACGCGCCGCCAAAGAAGCGGAGATCGCGCGGCTGACTCGCACGCAGGAGGAACTGTCCAAATCACTCCAGGACGAAATTTCGAAAGGCAACATCACGATCCAGCAGGTTCGCGATCAGTTGACGATCAACATGGTCGACCGGGTGCTCTTCGACTCGGGGCAGGCGCAGGTCAAACCGGCCGGAGTGAAAGTCCTGAAGCAGGTCGGCGATGTCTTGAACAAGATTTCCGACAAACAGATCCGCATTGAAGGTCATACGGACAACGTGCCGATCAGTACGAAGCTACAGGATAAATTCAAAACGAATTGGGAGCTCTCCACCGCCCGCGCCACCAATGTCGTGCGGTACTTGATCGATCAAGGTGGAGTAGGCCGGCAGCATATGTCCGCCGTCGGCTATGCCGAGACACGCCCGATTGCTCCCAACGAGACCGAGCAGGGCCGAAGCGCCAATCGACGGATCGAAATCGTCCTCCATCCGAAAGACCTCTCCAAAATCACCGGCCAGCTGGGCTCCACCGGTCCGGACGGGAAATAA
- a CDS encoding DUF2959 domain-containing protein has protein sequence MVHLIRLAVVCTLSFGLTACDTAYMAAMEKVGYAKRDILSSRVKSARNAQEDAKKEIQSALEQFGKVVGYQGGDLETTYKKLNSELESSEDSAETVRKRIKDVESVADSLFAEWKTELGQYSSADLRRKSEEKLTQTKARYNEMLGAMKKAEQRIDPVLKPLRDQVLYLKHNLNARALAAIKGELVKVDAQVDQLVKDMNKSIAEADKFIQSMEKEPA, from the coding sequence ATGGTCCACTTGATCAGACTTGCTGTCGTGTGCACGCTCTCCTTCGGATTGACGGCCTGCGATACCGCCTATATGGCCGCAATGGAGAAGGTCGGATATGCCAAACGCGATATTCTGAGCAGCCGGGTCAAGTCTGCGCGCAATGCGCAGGAGGACGCCAAGAAAGAAATCCAGAGCGCCCTGGAACAATTCGGAAAAGTCGTCGGCTATCAAGGTGGCGATCTGGAAACCACCTACAAGAAACTGAACAGCGAGTTGGAAAGCAGCGAAGACAGCGCCGAGACCGTGCGGAAACGGATCAAGGATGTCGAAAGCGTGGCGGATTCGCTGTTCGCCGAATGGAAGACCGAACTCGGCCAATATTCCAGTGCCGATCTCCGGCGCAAGAGTGAAGAGAAGCTGACTCAGACCAAAGCCCGGTACAACGAGATGCTCGGAGCCATGAAAAAAGCCGAGCAGCGCATCGACCCGGTGTTGAAGCCGCTTCGCGATCAAGTCCTCTACCTGAAACACAACCTGAATGCACGCGCCCTGGCCGCTATCAAAGGCGAACTCGTCAAGGTCGACGCCCAGGTCGATCAACTGGTCAAGGACATGAACAAGTCCATCGCCGAAGCGGACAAATTCATTCAATCGATGGAAAAAGAACCGGCCTAA
- the aspS gene encoding aspartate--tRNA ligase — MKVRTHRCGELNKTHVGQTVVLNGWVQRRRDHGTVIFIDLRDRTGLTQVVFNAERNAAVHQGGHTLRSECVVSITGQVMARPDESKNTNLSTGEIEIFVDAVELLNESKTPPFVIEDDAEVTEAIRLKYRFLDLRRPRMQKLMKTRHDIAQAVRGFLNKEDFLEIETPILTKSTPEGARDYLVPSRVNPGTFFALPQSPQLFKQVLMVSGMDRYYQIARCFRDEDLRNDRQPEFTQIDLEMSFVDRLDVMSLMETMIVTVFREAGGVQLPTPFPRMTYADAMGRYGSDKPDLRFDMPLHDVTAFAAGSEFKVFKDAATKGGLVKALIVKGGGTLSRTRIDALGETAKSFGAKGLAWLKITPEGQLESVIAKFLDAKAFAAALPEAKPGDLVLFGADKPAVVHDVLGRIRLMLGEELNLIDKNAWKPLWVTEFPLLDYSPEEKRYIFMHNPFAAPMDEDLALLDSEPLKVRAKAYDMVLNGSEIGGGSIRNHRSDIQLKILELLGINKEQSQAKFGFLLEALEYGAPPHGGIAFGLDRLIMLLGGADSIRDVIAFPKTQRAQCPLTDAPSAVSAEQLKELRIKLDLVE, encoded by the coding sequence ATGAAGGTGAGAACGCATCGCTGTGGCGAATTGAACAAGACCCATGTCGGCCAGACCGTCGTCTTGAACGGCTGGGTGCAGCGCCGGCGCGATCACGGCACGGTGATCTTCATCGATCTCCGCGACCGGACCGGTTTGACGCAAGTGGTGTTTAACGCGGAGCGTAACGCGGCGGTCCATCAAGGCGGCCATACGCTGCGGAGCGAATGCGTGGTCTCCATCACCGGCCAGGTGATGGCGCGTCCGGATGAGTCAAAAAATACGAATCTGTCGACCGGTGAGATCGAAATCTTTGTCGATGCCGTCGAGCTCTTGAACGAGTCCAAGACGCCTCCGTTCGTGATCGAAGACGACGCCGAAGTGACGGAAGCCATCCGTCTGAAGTACCGGTTCTTGGATTTGCGCCGTCCCCGTATGCAGAAGCTGATGAAGACCCGGCACGACATCGCGCAGGCCGTGCGCGGGTTCCTGAACAAGGAAGACTTTCTTGAAATTGAAACGCCGATCCTCACGAAGAGCACGCCGGAAGGGGCGCGGGACTATCTGGTGCCGAGCCGCGTGAACCCCGGGACGTTCTTTGCGCTGCCGCAGTCGCCGCAGCTCTTCAAGCAGGTGCTCATGGTCAGCGGTATGGATCGCTACTATCAAATCGCCCGCTGCTTCCGCGACGAAGATCTGCGCAACGATCGCCAGCCGGAGTTTACTCAGATCGATCTGGAGATGTCGTTCGTCGATCGGCTGGACGTGATGAGCTTGATGGAAACGATGATCGTCACCGTATTCCGCGAGGCCGGCGGCGTGCAATTGCCGACGCCGTTTCCGCGGATGACCTACGCCGACGCGATGGGGCGATATGGGTCGGATAAGCCCGATCTGCGTTTCGACATGCCGTTGCACGACGTGACGGCCTTTGCCGCGGGCAGCGAGTTCAAGGTGTTCAAGGATGCCGCGACGAAGGGCGGATTGGTCAAGGCCTTGATCGTGAAGGGTGGCGGCACGCTCTCTCGAACCAGAATCGATGCTTTGGGAGAAACGGCGAAGAGCTTCGGCGCCAAAGGCTTGGCCTGGCTGAAGATCACGCCCGAAGGGCAGTTGGAATCCGTCATTGCGAAGTTCCTGGATGCCAAAGCGTTTGCCGCAGCCTTGCCGGAAGCCAAGCCCGGCGATCTCGTGCTGTTCGGCGCCGACAAACCGGCAGTGGTGCACGATGTGCTGGGTCGCATCCGGCTCATGTTGGGCGAGGAATTGAACCTGATCGACAAGAATGCCTGGAAGCCGCTCTGGGTGACCGAGTTTCCGCTCCTCGACTATTCGCCGGAAGAGAAACGCTACATCTTCATGCATAACCCGTTTGCCGCGCCGATGGATGAAGACTTGGCATTGCTGGATTCAGAGCCGTTGAAAGTGCGCGCGAAGGCGTACGATATGGTGTTGAACGGGAGCGAGATCGGCGGCGGCAGCATCCGGAACCACCGCAGCGATATCCAGCTCAAGATTCTGGAGTTGCTCGGTATCAACAAAGAGCAGTCGCAGGCGAAGTTCGGGTTTCTGTTGGAAGCTCTGGAGTATGGCGCGCCACCGCACGGCGGCATCGCGTTCGGCCTCGATCGTTTGATCATGCTGCTGGGCGGCGCAGATTCCATCCGCGACGTCATCGCGTTCCCCAAGACACAGCGCGCGCAATGCCCGTTGACCGACGCGCCCTCGGCCGTGAGTGCGGAACAGTTGAAGGAACTCCGGATCAAGCTGGATCTTGTTGAGTGA
- the rnhA gene encoding ribonuclease HI produces MIEIYTDGACSGNPGPGGWGVLLRVGTAETELCGGEPATTNNRMELLAVIEALQSLASPVEARVYTDSQYVQKGISEWIHSWKRRGWKTAGKEPVKNEDLWRRLDALASGHKLEWHWVRGHNGHPENERVDALARTGLEQSRSAGKKVGGPLPPAVPVATPVKETRRIGNSRPILDIQHATVYRGETCVFSDFSFALQEGEHAAIVGPNGAGKSTLLKLLAGGVHPLPLDETRISLFGEEGGNVWEVRKRLGIVSHDLQRDYLICAEGLNVILSGYYASNDTYEYQEFSEAQIARAREVMKELGIESLAGRRFGHLSTGEQRRFLLGRALVHDPSVLVLDEPTSGLDLKACFQYLDLLRAQIRKGKTVLLVTHHLHEIPPEIERVVLLKEGQIVADGSKANLLTDINLSRLFEQPVTLVRANGWYQALPG; encoded by the coding sequence ATGATCGAAATCTACACGGACGGTGCCTGCAGCGGAAATCCCGGTCCTGGTGGCTGGGGCGTCTTGCTGCGTGTCGGCACGGCTGAGACGGAACTCTGCGGCGGAGAGCCGGCGACGACGAACAACCGGATGGAATTACTCGCCGTCATCGAAGCTTTGCAGTCGCTTGCATCGCCGGTGGAAGCGCGCGTCTATACCGATTCGCAGTATGTCCAGAAGGGCATCAGTGAATGGATCCATAGCTGGAAACGGCGCGGTTGGAAAACGGCCGGCAAAGAGCCTGTGAAGAATGAGGATTTGTGGCGTCGACTCGATGCGCTGGCTTCCGGCCACAAGCTTGAATGGCATTGGGTGCGGGGGCATAACGGGCATCCGGAGAATGAACGCGTAGATGCCTTGGCACGCACGGGGCTTGAACAGTCGCGCAGTGCTGGGAAGAAAGTCGGCGGTCCCCTGCCCCCTGCCGTGCCGGTCGCAACTCCCGTCAAAGAGACGCGTCGTATAGGCAACTCTCGTCCTATCCTCGATATTCAGCATGCAACCGTCTATCGAGGGGAGACCTGCGTGTTCTCGGACTTCTCCTTTGCGCTACAAGAAGGAGAGCATGCGGCGATTGTCGGCCCCAACGGGGCGGGTAAATCGACGTTGCTCAAACTCTTAGCGGGCGGCGTCCATCCGTTGCCGTTGGACGAGACCAGGATCAGCCTTTTCGGCGAGGAAGGCGGGAATGTCTGGGAAGTGCGCAAGCGGCTCGGGATTGTGTCGCACGACCTTCAGCGGGACTATCTTATCTGTGCGGAGGGGCTGAATGTCATTCTGTCCGGGTACTACGCGAGCAACGACACCTACGAATATCAGGAGTTCAGCGAGGCGCAGATTGCACGGGCGCGTGAGGTGATGAAGGAGTTGGGGATCGAGTCGCTGGCCGGCCGCCGCTTCGGCCATCTCTCAACCGGCGAGCAGCGCCGTTTTCTCCTTGGCCGCGCGCTGGTGCATGATCCTTCTGTGCTGGTTTTGGATGAGCCGACAAGTGGACTCGATTTGAAAGCCTGCTTCCAATACCTAGACCTCTTGCGTGCGCAGATCCGCAAAGGGAAGACCGTGCTCCTCGTCACGCATCATCTGCACGAGATCCCGCCGGAGATTGAGCGGGTCGTCTTGCTCAAAGAGGGGCAGATTGTCGCTGATGGGAGCAAAGCCAATCTGCTCACAGATATAAACCTCAGCCGGCTTTTTGAGCAGCCCGTGACGCTTGTCCGGGCCAACGGTTGGTATCAAGCCCTGCCTGGGTAA
- a CDS encoding pseudouridine synthase: METRLQKIIATTGLASRRKAEMLIASGRVTVNGKVVTELGTKVDPERDHVKVDGKHLEDAQPFVYLILNKPKNVMSTLDDPGGRPTVKNFLHGVSVRVFPVGRLDFDSEGLMLLTNNGDLTQALLHPRYHVPKTYLIKVKSVLTDAEIAQLEKGIKLEDGMTSPATVKKVRKAEANSWVEITIHEGRKHQVKRMLEAVGHPVIKLTRVKMGPLTLGNLESGEFRFLTDREANALRDIVEQRMTLEKEGKDPGVRPPKPPRRPGWAKPSKTKRHSAKKARHVA, translated from the coding sequence ATGGAAACTCGACTGCAGAAAATAATCGCGACGACGGGCCTGGCATCGCGCCGGAAGGCGGAGATGTTGATCGCGAGCGGGCGCGTCACCGTCAACGGCAAGGTGGTCACGGAGCTCGGGACGAAGGTCGATCCCGAGCGCGATCACGTGAAGGTGGACGGTAAGCACCTCGAAGACGCACAGCCCTTCGTCTATCTCATTTTGAATAAGCCGAAGAACGTCATGTCGACGCTAGACGATCCGGGCGGCCGGCCGACGGTCAAGAATTTTCTGCACGGCGTGTCGGTGCGGGTGTTTCCGGTCGGCCGGCTGGATTTCGACAGCGAAGGCCTCATGCTGCTCACGAACAACGGGGATCTGACGCAGGCGCTGCTGCACCCGCGCTATCATGTGCCGAAGACCTATCTGATCAAGGTCAAGAGTGTCCTGACGGATGCAGAGATCGCCCAGCTTGAGAAGGGGATCAAGCTCGAAGACGGCATGACCAGTCCGGCCACGGTGAAAAAAGTGCGCAAGGCCGAAGCCAACTCCTGGGTGGAAATTACGATTCACGAGGGCCGCAAGCATCAAGTAAAGCGGATGCTGGAAGCCGTCGGCCATCCGGTGATCAAATTGACCCGCGTGAAGATGGGGCCGCTGACGCTCGGCAATCTGGAGTCCGGCGAGTTCCGATTCTTGACGGATCGGGAAGCGAATGCCTTGCGCGACATCGTCGAGCAGCGCATGACTTTGGAGAAGGAAGGGAAGGACCCGGGTGTCCGACCGCCCAAGCCTCCCCGGCGACCCGGCTGGGCCAAACCATCGAAGACTAAACGACACTCCGCGAAGAAAGCGAGACACGTGGCATGA
- a CDS encoding neutral zinc metallopeptidase, which translates to MRWEGQRESSNIEDRRGMGPARVGSVGGLGIGGIVLVLAVSYFTGTNPLTLINMLSGVQSMTESSVPSEPAATGAPSDQLGKFASVVLADTETTWKQLLGPEYEEPRLILFSGSVRSACGTTSSAVGPFYCPGDHKVYLDLTFFNEMAQRLGAPGDFAQAYVIAHEVGHHVQNLTGVAKKITRLQHQGSEKAANALSVRMELQADCYAGVWGYHANRKRNLIEPGDFEEGLKAAAAIGDDRLQKMGQGYVQPESWTHGSSDQRMTWLRRGLESGDPSVCNTFEGIRS; encoded by the coding sequence ATGCGGTGGGAAGGACAACGGGAAAGCAGCAATATCGAAGACCGCCGTGGCATGGGCCCGGCCCGGGTCGGCAGTGTCGGCGGACTGGGAATCGGCGGCATCGTGTTGGTGCTCGCCGTCAGCTACTTTACCGGCACCAATCCCCTGACGCTCATCAATATGCTGAGCGGAGTCCAGAGCATGACGGAGTCCTCCGTCCCGTCAGAACCTGCTGCCACAGGGGCACCAAGCGACCAACTCGGCAAGTTTGCATCAGTCGTCCTCGCGGATACTGAAACGACCTGGAAGCAGTTGCTGGGACCTGAATACGAGGAACCCCGACTCATCCTCTTCAGCGGCAGCGTCCGGTCTGCCTGCGGGACCACCTCATCAGCCGTCGGTCCGTTTTATTGCCCGGGTGACCACAAAGTATATCTCGACCTTACGTTCTTCAACGAAATGGCTCAGCGCCTCGGCGCCCCCGGAGATTTTGCGCAAGCCTATGTCATCGCGCATGAGGTGGGACACCATGTACAGAATCTAACGGGAGTCGCCAAGAAAATTACCCGGCTTCAGCATCAGGGATCGGAGAAAGCGGCCAATGCCTTGTCGGTCCGCATGGAGTTGCAAGCCGATTGTTACGCCGGAGTATGGGGATATCATGCCAACCGCAAGCGCAATCTGATCGAGCCGGGCGATTTCGAAGAAGGGCTCAAAGCCGCCGCCGCCATCGGCGACGATCGCCTGCAGAAAATGGGTCAGGGATACGTCCAACCGGAAAGCTGGACGCACGGCTCCTCCGACCAACGGATGACCTGGCTCAGGCGGGGCTTGGAAAGCGGCGATCCCAGCGTCTGCAACACCTTTGAAGGCATACGCTCATGA
- the aroC gene encoding chorismate synthase: MAGNTIGHIFTVTSFGESHGPAIGCVVDGCPPGMALSAEDIQGDLDRRKPGTSRHVTQRQESDTVEILSGVFEGKTTGTPIALLIRNEDQRSRDYGNLIDTFRPGHADYTYWQKYGIRDHRGGGRSSARETAVRVAAAAIAKKWLHETYGVVIRGYLSQLGPIDVPFQSWDVVRANPFFAANADLVAKLETFMDDLRKSGDSVGAKITAVAEHVPVGWGAPVYAKLDSDLAGAMMSINAVKAVEIGAGFASVAQRGSEHGDELTPEGFVTNHAGGILGGISTGQDVVVTIGIKPTSSIRVPRRSIDKSGNAVVVETNGRHDPCVGIRATPIAEAMLALVLMDHALLHRAQNADVKTATPKISGLSKKTASSAGKKSTAKINSDPAEA; the protein is encoded by the coding sequence ATGGCTGGCAATACGATCGGACACATCTTTACCGTTACCTCCTTTGGCGAGAGCCATGGGCCGGCGATCGGCTGTGTGGTGGACGGGTGCCCGCCGGGGATGGCGCTGTCGGCCGAAGATATTCAGGGGGATTTGGACCGGCGCAAGCCGGGCACGTCACGCCACGTCACGCAGCGACAGGAATCGGATACTGTCGAGATTCTCTCGGGTGTTTTTGAAGGAAAGACGACCGGGACACCGATCGCCCTCCTGATTCGCAACGAAGACCAGCGCAGCCGGGATTACGGCAATCTCATCGATACGTTCCGTCCGGGCCACGCCGACTATACCTATTGGCAGAAGTACGGCATTCGCGATCATCGCGGCGGGGGACGCTCCTCCGCGCGTGAAACGGCGGTGCGCGTCGCGGCGGCGGCCATTGCGAAGAAGTGGCTGCATGAGACCTATGGAGTCGTCATCCGGGGCTATCTGAGCCAGTTGGGCCCGATCGACGTGCCGTTCCAGAGTTGGGACGTCGTCAGAGCCAATCCGTTCTTTGCCGCCAATGCCGACCTTGTTGCGAAGCTCGAAACGTTTATGGATGACTTGCGGAAGTCCGGCGATTCCGTCGGCGCGAAGATCACGGCCGTGGCCGAGCATGTGCCGGTCGGGTGGGGCGCCCCGGTCTATGCAAAGCTGGATTCCGATCTGGCCGGCGCAATGATGAGCATCAACGCGGTCAAAGCGGTCGAAATCGGTGCAGGTTTCGCCTCGGTCGCCCAGCGCGGCTCCGAACATGGCGACGAACTGACGCCGGAAGGTTTTGTGACCAATCATGCCGGCGGCATCCTCGGGGGTATTTCAACCGGTCAGGATGTGGTCGTGACCATTGGGATCAAGCCGACCTCCAGCATCCGCGTCCCGCGCCGGTCTATCGATAAAAGCGGCAATGCCGTTGTGGTTGAAACCAATGGCCGCCACGACCCCTGCGTGGGCATCAGAGCCACGCCGATCGCCGAAGCCATGCTGGCCCTCGTCCTCATGGATCACGCTCTGCTGCATCGCGCGCAGAACGCCGACGTGAAGACCGCGACCCCGAAGATTTCCGGTTTGTCGAAGAAGACTGCTTCCTCAGCGGGCAAGAAATCGACTGCGAAGATCAACTCCGATCCTGCCGAAGCATAG